The sequence AACTGGCTTTGTAGGGCCAGGGTCTAAACCTGTTCCTCTTAGTCCAGAAGAAGTGTTAGATTTAGGCGTACAAGAAACTAATATACCTTCTGTAGATTTAAAAGAAAATGATTCTATTAGAGTAACTTCTGGACCTTTTCAAAACTTTATGGGGACAGTGGATAGTATTAACCTTGAAAAGAAGAAAATAAAAGTGTATGTTTCTATGTTTGGCAGAGAAACTTTAGTAGAGTTAGATTTTAATCAGATAGAAAAACTTTAATATGCTTATAAGGCTAATTAGCTTTTTAAATAGATTTTAAATTTGTAATTGAAATTAGGAGGTGGAACCATATGGCGAAAAAAGTAATAGCAGTTGTTAAACTACAAATTCCAGCAGGGAAAGCAACTCCAGCGCCACCAGTAGGGACTGCATTAGGACCACATGGAGTAAATATTATGCAATTTACTAAAGAATTTAATGCAAAAACTGCAGATCAAGCTGGAATGTTAATACCAGTTATTTTAACAGTGTATCAAGATAGATCTTTTACATTTATTACAAAGACCCCACCTGTTTCAGTATTATTAAAGAAAGCAGTAGGTCTAGATTTAGGTTCAGGAGAACCAAATAAAACAAAAGTAGCAACAATTTCAA comes from Tissierellales bacterium and encodes:
- the rplK gene encoding 50S ribosomal protein L11 is translated as MAKKVIAVVKLQIPAGKATPAPPVGTALGPHGVNIMQFTKEFNAKTADQAGMLIPVILTVYQDRSFTFITKTPPVSVLLKKAVGLDLGSGEPNKTKVATISKDKVKEIAEIKMPDINAGSLEAAMSMVAGTARSMGIVVE